Proteins encoded by one window of Candidatus Omnitrophota bacterium:
- a CDS encoding four helix bundle protein has protein sequence MSMEAKTYRDLEIWKKSMDLAIAAYRLAHLLPPEEKYNLALQIKRTVVSIPSQIAKGWASAQRGEFLQRLSLAQGALAELETLLAIAGRLNFTERDEAVEIWDQTQEVNNLLSKFIRSLREKEKKTPS, from the coding sequence ATGTCGATGGAAGCGAAAACCTACCGCGATTTGGAAATCTGGAAAAAATCCATGGACCTGGCCATAGCGGCTTACCGGCTCGCCCATCTCCTGCCGCCGGAAGAGAAATACAATCTCGCGCTGCAGATCAAACGGACGGTCGTATCCATTCCTTCCCAAATCGCCAAAGGTTGGGCCAGCGCGCAGCGCGGCGAATTTCTCCAGCGCCTTTCTCTCGCCCAAGGAGCCTTGGCGGAACTGGAAACGCTCCTGGCCATAGCGGGCCGTCTCAATTTTACGGAGCGCGATGAGGCCGTCGAGATATGGGATCAAACGCAAGAAGTGAACAACTTGCTGTCCAAGTTTATTCGATCTCTTCGCGAAAAAGAAAAGAAAACGCCATCGTAA
- a CDS encoding sulfatase-like hydrolase/transferase: protein MTMEARTIKRREFVGSLAAGAAAMAFPHIVTASAKSRPNVLVIMSDEHDPAVSGCYGDPIAQTPNLDRLAQSGVVFDSCYTNSPLCVPSRLSFTSGKYSSRVGAWNNDCWLPADDYPSLPRIMNAAGCESFLAGKMHYDPTRRYGFTELYPASTNQSQKTGRGGRRQSDDESVNHESWKNRSSDFRVGDSSNVINHDLLVTQNCVEFLSRRRKDDKPFFLLAGYLSPHFPLIVPEKYASRYAEKIAMPDIPAGHLDNLPLNYKHLRMGFGVVDATPQQVKMGRELYWGFVNWFDDQLGQLLTALEHSGLAQNTLVVYTADHGENKGDHGLWWKNCMYQAAARVPLVVRWPERWRGGQRRAGVCSLVDAVQTIADIGGAEVPEDWNGNSLAPWMDNPQTKWKDCAVSEYYAHNIASGFTMLRQGNCKYVYHCRMDENRGPERELYDLQADPKEFHNLAAQPGRQKQMDEMHRLLIKEIGRDPEETEQICRADCARGYAR from the coding sequence ATGACAATGGAAGCGCGAACGATAAAGCGTAGAGAATTCGTTGGATCGTTGGCGGCGGGGGCGGCGGCTATGGCATTTCCCCATATCGTTACCGCCAGCGCCAAAAGTAGGCCGAACGTGCTTGTTATTATGTCGGACGAACACGATCCCGCCGTTTCCGGCTGCTACGGCGATCCCATCGCGCAAACGCCCAACCTCGACCGGCTGGCCCAGAGCGGCGTGGTTTTCGATAGTTGTTATACCAATTCTCCTCTTTGCGTTCCTTCCCGTCTTAGTTTCACATCGGGAAAATATAGCAGCCGCGTCGGCGCTTGGAATAACGACTGTTGGCTGCCTGCGGACGATTATCCTTCCTTGCCCCGAATCATGAACGCGGCGGGCTGCGAATCTTTCCTCGCGGGAAAAATGCACTACGATCCCACCCGCCGCTATGGCTTTACAGAATTGTATCCCGCCTCAACTAACCAAAGCCAAAAGACCGGCCGCGGCGGACGCCGCCAATCTGATGATGAGAGCGTCAATCATGAAAGTTGGAAAAATCGCTCTTCCGACTTCCGCGTCGGCGATTCGTCCAACGTTATAAATCATGATTTGTTAGTCACTCAAAACTGCGTGGAATTTCTCTCTCGGCGCCGGAAAGACGACAAGCCTTTTTTTCTGCTTGCCGGATATCTCTCGCCTCATTTTCCCCTTATCGTCCCCGAGAAATACGCTAGCCGTTACGCGGAAAAAATCGCTATGCCCGACATCCCCGCAGGCCATCTCGACAATCTGCCTCTGAATTACAAACATCTGCGCATGGGATTCGGCGTAGTCGACGCGACGCCGCAGCAGGTGAAGATGGGAAGAGAACTCTATTGGGGCTTCGTCAATTGGTTCGACGATCAATTGGGACAGCTGCTTACCGCCTTGGAGCATTCGGGGTTGGCGCAAAACACTCTCGTCGTCTATACCGCCGATCATGGCGAAAACAAAGGCGATCACGGCCTCTGGTGGAAAAACTGCATGTACCAAGCCGCCGCCCGCGTTCCTCTCGTTGTCCGTTGGCCGGAGCGCTGGCGGGGAGGCCAACGGCGCGCAGGCGTCTGTTCGCTCGTGGACGCCGTGCAGACCATCGCCGATATCGGCGGCGCGGAAGTTCCGGAAGATTGGAATGGAAATTCATTGGCGCCGTGGATGGACAATCCTCAGACGAAATGGAAGGATTGCGCCGTCAGCGAATACTACGCCCACAACATCGCTTCCGGCTTTACTATGCTGCGCCAGGGGAATTGCAAATACGTCTATCACTGCCGCATGGACGAGAACCGAGGTCCCGAACGCGAATTGTACGATCTCCAAGCGGATCCCAAGGAATTCCACAACCTCGCCGCCCAACCCGGCAGGCAAAAACAGATGGATGAGATGCATCGCTTATTGATAAAGGAAATCGGCCGCGATCCGGAAGAAACGGAACAAATCTGCCGCGCCGATTGCGCGCGCGGTTATGCCCGTTAA
- a CDS encoding class I SAM-dependent methyltransferase, which translates to MGSIRNIVLKTPGVRRAWLLASRGKRFLRHLAAFWKNPQDVPLGHYYSPIPSREELRIRREAVFPSGLEPPDEALNLNEEGQMALLESFREYYASMPLPEFPAEGRRYYFANSFYSYSDGVFLYCMLRWLRPKRIVEIGSGFSSALMLDVNDLCLEGKTHLTFIEPYPERLESLLKESDRRHSEVKIVARPVQDVDLGVFGALEAGDILFVDSSHIMKAGSDLHHILFRILPMLPPGVYCHFHDIFYNFQYPVEWFRWGRSYNEAYALRAFLSYNSRFDIVLFNTHMEKKCPEWFERHMPLCLKNTGGSLWLRKS; encoded by the coding sequence ATGGGGAGCATCAGAAACATCGTCTTGAAAACGCCCGGCGTCCGCCGGGCCTGGCTTCTCGCATCCAGGGGCAAGAGATTTCTACGCCATCTCGCCGCTTTTTGGAAAAATCCCCAAGACGTTCCATTAGGCCATTACTATTCGCCCATCCCCTCCCGCGAGGAGTTGCGGATCAGACGGGAAGCGGTTTTTCCTTCCGGTCTCGAACCGCCTGATGAAGCCCTAAATCTTAACGAGGAAGGACAGATGGCGTTGCTGGAATCCTTCCGCGAGTATTACGCCTCCATGCCGCTTCCCGAGTTCCCTGCGGAAGGACGGCGCTATTATTTCGCCAATAGTTTCTATTCTTACTCGGACGGCGTTTTTTTGTATTGCATGTTGCGCTGGCTTCGCCCCAAGCGAATCGTCGAAATCGGCTCCGGTTTTTCTTCCGCCCTGATGCTGGACGTAAACGATCTCTGCCTGGAAGGGAAAACCCATTTGACGTTCATCGAACCGTATCCCGAAAGGCTGGAGTCGTTGCTGAAAGAATCCGACCGGCGCCATTCGGAAGTCAAGATCGTCGCCCGGCCGGTTCAAGACGTCGATCTCGGCGTCTTCGGCGCTCTGGAGGCGGGCGACATCCTGTTCGTGGATAGTTCGCATATTATGAAGGCGGGCAGCGATCTCCATCATATTCTTTTCCGCATCCTGCCGATGCTTCCTCCCGGCGTCTACTGCCATTTCCATGATATTTTTTACAATTTCCAATATCCGGTGGAGTGGTTTCGTTGGGGACGATCCTATAATGAAGCCTATGCGCTGCGGGCGTTTCTTTCCTATAACTCCCGCTTCGATATCGTTCTGTTCAATACGCACATGGAAAAGAAATGCCCGGAGTGGTTCGAACGCCACATGCCGTTATGCCTTAAAAACACAGGTGGAAGCCTATGGCTAAGAAAATCGTAG
- a CDS encoding 4Fe-4S binding protein — translation MNLANVSLSFYTHRQSVRKSLLFITFILFHVFKIFHLFFSPVLVVLACSQGVMAGCFITFVLLFLSSVLLGRAFCGWICPGAGLQELCSLAITKKSRGVRWYKIKYAISSLWIGVMIYVLIRAQGFHRIDLLWGMDISTPMQNFMMLFGVVMIVVPTAWLFGKWAFCHYICWLAPLMIAGRIISDWMKWPSLRLQAERDRCVDCQLCDDRCPMSLDVSAMVKQGFMRNSECILCGNCANACPAHVIRYSFWKSN, via the coding sequence ATGAATCTTGCCAATGTCTCTCTATCTTTTTATACGCATCGGCAAAGCGTGAGAAAATCGCTGCTTTTTATTACTTTTATTCTCTTTCATGTTTTTAAAATTTTCCATCTTTTCTTTTCGCCGGTTCTTGTTGTCCTGGCATGTTCGCAAGGCGTAATGGCGGGATGTTTTATTACCTTTGTCTTGTTGTTTCTTTCCTCCGTTCTATTGGGACGAGCTTTTTGCGGATGGATATGCCCAGGCGCTGGATTGCAGGAATTGTGCAGTTTAGCGATAACCAAAAAATCTCGTGGAGTTCGATGGTATAAGATCAAATATGCGATTTCTTCTCTATGGATCGGCGTGATGATTTACGTATTAATTCGCGCGCAAGGATTCCATCGAATCGATCTTCTGTGGGGAATGGACATTTCCACGCCGATGCAAAATTTCATGATGTTATTCGGCGTGGTTATGATCGTCGTCCCTACGGCCTGGCTCTTCGGCAAATGGGCGTTTTGCCATTATATATGCTGGCTGGCGCCTTTGATGATAGCGGGCAGGATAATTAGTGATTGGATGAAATGGCCTTCGCTTCGCCTTCAAGCCGAAAGGGATCGATGCGTGGATTGCCAGCTCTGCGACGATCGCTGTCCCATGAGCCTTGATGTATCGGCTATGGTCAAACAAGGATTCATGAGGAATTCCGAATGCATTCTATGCGGAAACTGCGCCAATGCTTGTCCCGCGCATGTTATTCGTTATTCGTTCTGGAAATCGAATTGA
- a CDS encoding DUF1349 domain-containing protein: MTIESLRKPKLPAIVFLLSLAFVFCILAGCSSNEDQADMSPKDPKAIVEDAFLASPAAPWTWVRENPAAHKIDQGLLILLEPGGLMGEGKDAKNILVRPLPPQAKSVSVCVEANHEAQYEQAGLILYHDDDNYIKLMKEFVDGQTWIVLVAEAAANPRVVNKIPSPPNPTWVGFNFAVKGASAVCWGSDGAVTQVGGADFTMQPSPRIGVFTQSGQPNANRWARFADFKISSEFCAPSLD, encoded by the coding sequence ATGACGATAGAATCCCTCAGAAAACCAAAACTGCCCGCCATCGTTTTCTTGTTGAGCCTAGCGTTCGTTTTTTGCATTCTCGCCGGCTGCTCGTCCAACGAGGATCAAGCCGATATGAGCCCAAAAGATCCAAAGGCGATTGTTGAGGACGCTTTTCTCGCATCGCCCGCCGCGCCCTGGACCTGGGTGCGGGAAAATCCGGCTGCGCATAAGATCGACCAGGGTCTTCTCATTCTCCTGGAACCGGGCGGTCTCATGGGCGAAGGCAAAGACGCCAAAAACATCCTTGTGCGCCCGCTGCCGCCGCAAGCGAAATCGGTCTCCGTTTGCGTGGAAGCCAATCATGAAGCGCAGTACGAACAGGCGGGGTTGATCCTCTATCATGACGACGACAACTATATCAAACTAATGAAGGAATTCGTCGACGGCCAAACCTGGATTGTTCTCGTCGCCGAAGCGGCAGCCAATCCCCGCGTCGTCAACAAAATCCCCAGTCCGCCCAATCCAACCTGGGTTGGATTCAATTTCGCCGTTAAGGGCGCATCGGCGGTTTGTTGGGGAAGCGACGGCGCCGTGACTCAAGTCGGCGGCGCCGATTTCACGATGCAGCCCTCGCCGCGCATCGGCGTCTTTACGCAAAGCGGCCAGCCCAACGCCAACCGCTGGGCGCGCTTCGCCGATTTTAAAATTTCTTCGGAATTCTGCGCGCCGAGTCTCGATTGA
- a CDS encoding site-specific DNA-methyltransferase: MKTDEQLNIKLEINRIYYMDCLEGMDKLDENSIDLIVTDPPFAIDFKAHRSNYNRTQSRVLTGYNEVAAGDYLDFTRSWMKKAHRVLAETGSAFVFSGWNNLKDILIAADESGFITVNHIIWKYQFGVVCKRRFVTSHYHCLFLCKDDAKRKFFNSARYQAQERSENGGSLRYLDLEDVWLIKREYWHGDKKTPTKLPAELIEKILAYTSEEGDAVLDPFLGSGQVAVVSKLYKRRYIGFEIVEEYYKFATERLERDVYRLACDEDAPLFADLD; encoded by the coding sequence ATGAAAACGGATGAACAACTTAACATAAAACTCGAAATCAATCGCATATACTATATGGATTGCTTGGAAGGCATGGATAAGCTTGACGAAAACAGCATTGATCTTATCGTTACCGATCCACCCTTCGCCATCGACTTCAAGGCGCACCGCTCGAACTACAATCGCACGCAGTCCAGAGTTTTGACTGGCTATAATGAAGTCGCCGCTGGCGACTATCTCGATTTTACGCGCTCCTGGATGAAAAAGGCGCATCGCGTCTTGGCGGAAACGGGAAGCGCATTCGTCTTTTCCGGATGGAACAACCTGAAAGACATCCTCATCGCGGCGGACGAGTCGGGTTTTATTACTGTCAATCACATTATCTGGAAATATCAGTTTGGCGTGGTATGCAAACGCCGCTTCGTCACATCGCACTATCATTGTCTTTTTTTATGCAAAGACGATGCAAAAAGAAAGTTCTTCAACAGCGCCCGCTATCAAGCGCAAGAGCGCTCGGAAAACGGCGGCAGCCTTCGCTATCTCGATTTGGAAGACGTATGGCTCATCAAGCGCGAATACTGGCATGGCGACAAAAAAACGCCCACTAAATTGCCTGCGGAATTGATCGAAAAAATACTCGCTTATACAAGCGAAGAAGGGGATGCCGTATTGGATCCATTCCTGGGTTCCGGCCAGGTCGCCGTAGTAAGCAAATTATATAAGAGAAGATATATCGGCTTCGAAATCGTCGAGGAATATTATAAATTCGCCACTGAACGCTTGGAGCGGGATGTGTACCGCCTTGCTTGCGATGAAGATGCGCCTTTATTTGCGGATTTAGACTAG
- a CDS encoding homoserine dehydrogenase, translated as MALRIGLLGFGTVGAGAVKTLRENADAIARRAGTEIVLAAVADVDWSRDRGIDLSGVAKETDGWRLIRDPKIDVIIELIGGSGIAKDFVKGALENGKDVITANKALLASHGATLFKLAADQGRKIYFEGAVGGGIPLIQSFYGGLASAKISEIHSIINGTSNYILTAMEEAGAPFEKVLKEAQQLGYAELDPTYDVEGIDAAHKLAIMASICFDTQVNLQAVYTEGIQDITVDDIRFGQRLGYRLKLLAIAKDLGEEIEVRVHPTFIPKSQLLASVNGVFNAVNTYAKGLGSTMLYGRGAGDLPTGHAVISDAIQCAQDSMARRSVDYRNFYTPKKRMRPMGDIIAEYYLRFLVKDQPGVLAKIAGILGDREISILSVLQTELSRDNVCPIVIMTHKAREGDLWRALEQIRELDVVMAQPKVIRIEQMDGRKS; from the coding sequence ATGGCACTTCGCATCGGATTACTAGGCTTTGGCACAGTCGGCGCAGGCGCCGTCAAGACGCTGAGAGAAAACGCCGATGCGATCGCGCGGCGGGCGGGAACGGAAATCGTTCTAGCGGCTGTCGCCGATGTGGATTGGAGCCGCGACCGGGGGATTGATCTTTCCGGCGTTGCCAAAGAGACGGACGGCTGGCGTTTAATCCGCGATCCTAAGATTGACGTAATTATCGAGCTGATCGGCGGCTCCGGCATCGCCAAGGATTTCGTCAAAGGCGCGTTGGAGAATGGCAAAGACGTCATCACCGCCAATAAAGCCTTGCTGGCGAGCCATGGCGCAACGTTGTTCAAACTCGCGGCGGATCAAGGAAGGAAGATTTATTTCGAAGGCGCCGTCGGGGGCGGCATTCCCTTGATTCAATCCTTTTACGGCGGATTGGCGTCGGCGAAAATCTCGGAAATCCATTCCATCATTAACGGAACCAGCAATTATATTCTCACCGCCATGGAAGAAGCGGGCGCTCCTTTCGAAAAAGTGCTCAAAGAAGCTCAGCAGTTAGGATACGCCGAACTCGATCCCACTTACGACGTAGAAGGAATCGACGCCGCGCACAAACTGGCGATCATGGCTTCCATCTGCTTCGATACGCAAGTCAACTTGCAAGCCGTATATACGGAAGGCATCCAGGATATCACCGTGGATGACATTCGTTTCGGCCAGCGGCTGGGGTATCGCTTGAAACTGCTGGCTATCGCCAAAGACTTGGGTGAGGAAATCGAAGTGCGGGTGCATCCGACATTCATCCCCAAAAGCCAGCTTCTCGCGTCGGTCAACGGCGTTTTCAACGCCGTCAACACCTACGCCAAAGGATTGGGATCGACAATGTTGTATGGGCGAGGAGCGGGCGATCTGCCCACCGGCCACGCCGTCATCAGCGACGCGATTCAATGCGCGCAGGATAGTATGGCGCGCCGCAGCGTCGATTACCGCAACTTCTACACGCCGAAAAAGCGCATGAGGCCGATGGGCGATATCATCGCGGAATATTATCTACGCTTCCTGGTGAAAGATCAGCCGGGCGTATTGGCGAAGATTGCGGGGATTTTAGGCGATCGCGAAATTAGCATCCTTTCCGTGTTGCAGACGGAGTTGAGCCGCGACAATGTTTGTCCTATCGTGATCATGACGCATAAAGCGCGCGAAGGCGATTTGTGGCGCGCTCTCGAACAGATCAGAGAACTCGACGTCGTCATGGCGCAACCGAAAGTGATTCGCATCGAGCAAATGGATGGTAGAAAAAGCTGA
- a CDS encoding RtcB family protein: protein MTRSKRKKDNKSGDRTNLSSSARESFEERETPALYRRWGDNLDPESIEQMERACRLPISLAGALMPDAHVGYGLPIGGVLAARNAVIPYAVGVDIACRMKMTVLDLPPQALEKEQRRLIEVLERETRFGIGAEFKSKRQHNVMDRDWNISKTVREIKDKAWAQLGTSGSGNHFVEYGLLEIEKEGLALPPGAYLALLSHSGSRGAGNQIASHYSRLARDLHPELPKELVHLAWLDLDGEAGMEYWRAMELMGEYAAANHALIHRHIAASLGVPVLLDIENHHNFAWKEMWNGEQVIVHRKGATPAHQGVLGIIPGSMASPAYIVRGKGEPASLHSAAHGAGRLMSRKRAKEQFNWPQLKKRLDEQGVTLLTAGLDEAPMAYKNIEEVMAAQSDLVETLARFHPRIVKMAPAGEQPED, encoded by the coding sequence ATGACAAGATCGAAGCGGAAAAAAGATAACAAATCCGGAGATAGAACGAATTTATCCTCTTCTGCGCGAGAGTCGTTTGAAGAGCGGGAAACGCCCGCTTTGTACCGGCGTTGGGGCGACAACCTGGATCCGGAATCCATCGAACAAATGGAGCGCGCCTGCCGTCTGCCCATTTCTCTCGCCGGGGCATTAATGCCCGATGCGCATGTTGGCTATGGATTGCCCATCGGCGGAGTTTTGGCTGCGCGCAACGCCGTCATACCTTACGCCGTGGGAGTGGATATCGCATGCCGCATGAAGATGACGGTTCTCGATCTTCCGCCGCAAGCGTTGGAGAAAGAGCAACGGCGTCTCATCGAGGTATTGGAGAGAGAAACCCGTTTCGGCATCGGCGCCGAATTCAAGTCGAAACGTCAGCATAACGTTATGGATCGCGATTGGAATATTTCCAAAACCGTCCGCGAGATAAAAGATAAGGCCTGGGCGCAGCTGGGAACCAGCGGCAGCGGCAACCATTTCGTGGAATACGGCTTGCTTGAAATCGAAAAGGAGGGGCTGGCGCTGCCGCCGGGCGCTTATCTCGCATTGCTAAGCCACAGCGGCAGCCGGGGCGCAGGGAACCAAATCGCCAGCCATTACAGCCGCCTGGCCAGAGACTTGCATCCCGAATTGCCCAAAGAACTGGTTCATCTCGCCTGGCTCGATCTTGACGGCGAAGCGGGGATGGAATACTGGCGGGCGATGGAACTGATGGGCGAATACGCCGCCGCCAACCACGCCTTGATCCATCGCCATATCGCAGCGAGTCTGGGCGTTCCGGTTCTGCTCGATATCGAAAACCACCACAATTTCGCCTGGAAAGAGATGTGGAATGGAGAGCAAGTCATCGTTCATCGCAAAGGCGCTACGCCCGCACATCAGGGCGTATTGGGCATCATCCCCGGCTCGATGGCCTCGCCCGCTTATATTGTTCGCGGCAAAGGCGAACCAGCGTCGCTGCATTCCGCCGCGCACGGGGCGGGTAGGTTGATGAGCCGCAAACGGGCGAAGGAACAATTCAACTGGCCGCAACTGAAAAAACGCTTGGACGAGCAGGGAGTAACGCTGCTGACGGCGGGCTTGGACGAAGCGCCCATGGCCTATAAAAACATCGAAGAAGTCATGGCCGCCCAGTCCGACCTGGTGGAAACGCTGGCCCGTTTTCATCCACGCATCGTCAAGATGGCCCCCGCAGGGGAACAGCCGGAGGATTGA
- a CDS encoding aspartate kinase gives MSIIVQKFGGTSVGTTQKIMNAARKAVRDAEAGHDVVVTVSAMSGETDRLLNLANEIDPAGSPRERDVIASTGEQVTIGLMALAIEKLGRPAISFTGFQIDMRTDSAFTKAKIRSIGDEKIRQALKEGKIVVIAGFQGVTDAGEITTLGRGGSDTTAVAIAAALNADRCDIYTDVDGVYAADPRIVPRVKKIPALSYEEMLEMASSGAKVLHTRSVQFAAKYNVPLQVLSSFVDTPGTMITKEEAMETVVVSAITHNVKEAKVTLSRIADKPGTAAALFNFLAGKNINVDMIVQNTGENEMADISFTVERTDLPYIKKFENELCGVINAQKIAYDDKIAKISAIGVGMRSHAGVASRMFNALAAKGINILMISTSEIKVSCVIHEDYTELAVRALCEEFDLEKKEEIAELEK, from the coding sequence ATGTCAATCATTGTGCAGAAATTCGGCGGCACATCCGTGGGAACCACGCAGAAGATCATGAATGCAGCCCGCAAAGCCGTCCGGGACGCGGAAGCGGGGCATGACGTGGTCGTTACCGTGTCCGCCATGTCGGGAGAGACGGATCGTTTGCTCAATCTGGCCAACGAAATCGATCCCGCCGGATCGCCGCGCGAGCGGGACGTCATCGCTTCCACAGGCGAGCAAGTAACGATCGGATTGATGGCTCTGGCCATCGAGAAATTGGGACGTCCGGCGATTTCGTTTACGGGATTTCAGATCGACATGCGAACGGATTCCGCCTTCACGAAGGCGAAAATCCGCAGCATCGGCGACGAGAAGATCCGTCAGGCGTTGAAAGAAGGGAAAATCGTCGTCATCGCCGGTTTTCAAGGCGTAACCGACGCCGGAGAGATTACGACGCTAGGCCGGGGCGGTTCGGATACGACGGCCGTCGCTATCGCCGCAGCGTTGAACGCCGACCGTTGCGACATCTACACCGACGTGGACGGAGTCTACGCCGCCGACCCGCGCATCGTTCCGCGAGTGAAGAAGATTCCCGCCCTCTCCTACGAAGAGATGCTTGAGATGGCGTCGTCGGGAGCGAAAGTGTTGCATACGCGGTCGGTGCAATTCGCCGCGAAATACAATGTTCCATTGCAAGTTTTATCCAGTTTCGTAGATACGCCAGGCACAATGATTACTAAGGAGGAAGCCATGGAAACAGTCGTCGTCAGCGCCATTACTCATAACGTCAAGGAAGCCAAAGTTACTTTGAGCCGCATCGCGGACAAGCCGGGCACGGCGGCGGCCTTATTCAATTTTCTCGCCGGCAAGAATATCAACGTGGATATGATCGTCCAAAATACGGGCGAAAACGAAATGGCGGATATTTCCTTCACCGTCGAGCGCACCGATTTGCCTTACATCAAGAAGTTCGAAAACGAACTATGCGGCGTCATCAACGCTCAAAAGATCGCCTACGACGACAAGATCGCGAAAATTTCCGCGATCGGCGTGGGAATGCGCAGCCATGCGGGCGTGGCGTCGCGGATGTTCAACGCCTTGGCGGCGAAAGGAATCAACATCCTGATGATCAGCACCTCGGAAATTAAAGTTTCTTGCGTTATTCATGAGGACTACACGGAATTGGCCGTGCGGGCGCTTTGCGAAGAATTCGACTTGGAAAAGAAAGAGGAGATCGCCGAGCTGGAAAAATAA
- a CDS encoding cofactor-independent phosphoglycerate mutase produces MKYIIAVPDGATDRLSDYPNGDTPLFCAETPTMDELADRAEAGWAKTVPNGFPPGSDVALLSIFGYNPADVYTGRAPLEAASLGVALNDKAAFRCNLVTIGDGVMKEFTAGHISTEEAGQIVQDLDREFRKENVRFYTGVQYRHIMTAPPSFAAVECTPPHDITDKEIAPHLPRGGSQTIIRSLMEKSQAIMADHPVNLKRIAAGKPPATQIWLWGQGTEPMLPPYSIRCGLSGSVISAVDLIKGIGTLAGLEIVKVAGATGLQDTNYEGKADAALAVLRKNDFVLIHVEGPDEMGHKGDAAMKTQCLADFDRRMLRRLVEGLRAWGEHFRLLLLPDHPTPIALKTHVNEPVPFILYDSRDAGVKGTGGFSEISIQRRESRIVPGYRLLDVLRENISLSSLDA; encoded by the coding sequence ATGAAATATATTATCGCCGTACCCGACGGCGCTACGGACAGGTTAAGCGATTATCCCAACGGCGATACGCCCCTCTTCTGCGCCGAGACGCCGACGATGGACGAATTGGCGGATCGCGCCGAAGCGGGCTGGGCGAAAACCGTTCCGAATGGCTTTCCTCCCGGAAGCGATGTGGCGCTGCTATCCATCTTCGGCTACAACCCTGCTGATGTCTATACGGGACGCGCTCCGCTGGAAGCCGCCAGCCTGGGCGTCGCACTGAACGACAAGGCGGCCTTTCGTTGCAACCTGGTGACGATTGGGGACGGCGTCATGAAAGAATTCACCGCCGGCCATATCTCTACCGAAGAAGCCGGGCAGATCGTTCAAGACTTGGATCGGGAGTTCCGCAAAGAAAACGTCCGGTTTTATACGGGAGTGCAATATCGCCACATCATGACGGCGCCGCCTTCCTTCGCCGCTGTGGAATGCACTCCGCCGCATGATATTACAGACAAAGAGATTGCGCCGCATCTTCCACGCGGCGGTTCCCAAACCATTATTCGCAGCCTCATGGAAAAATCCCAAGCGATCATGGCCGATCATCCCGTCAATCTCAAGCGCATCGCGGCGGGAAAGCCCCCGGCGACGCAAATTTGGCTTTGGGGGCAAGGAACGGAGCCGATGCTGCCGCCTTATTCCATCCGCTGCGGTTTATCGGGCAGCGTTATATCGGCGGTCGATTTAATCAAGGGCATTGGGACGTTAGCGGGATTGGAAATTGTCAAAGTAGCTGGCGCAACGGGATTGCAGGACACGAATTACGAAGGCAAAGCCGACGCCGCCTTGGCCGTTCTTCGCAAGAATGATTTCGTATTGATTCACGTCGAAGGACCGGACGAGATGGGGCATAAAGGTGACGCGGCCATGAAAACGCAATGCCTCGCCGATTTCGACCGGCGGATGCTGCGGCGGCTGGTGGAGGGATTGCGCGCTTGGGGCGAACATTTCCGGCTGTTGCTTCTGCCGGATCATCCCACGCCGATCGCCTTGAAAACCCATGTCAATGAGCCTGTCCCATTCATTCTTTACGATAGCCGGGACGCCGGCGTAAAAGGAACCGGCGGATTTTCGGAAATATCCATCCAGCGGCGCGAAAGCCGGATTGTTCCAGGTTATCGCCTATTGGACGTATTGCGCGAGAATATCAGTTTATCCAGCTTGGACGCATAA